The genomic DNA AGGTTTCGGACTGGATCAAGGCTCTCACATCTAATCTTAAATTATGTTAACAATTATTGACCCTCTGATGATAGTCAGCTAGGTTTTTATATTTCACGGAAAGGCAGAAAGTAAGGAAAAAAGGAGTAGCATTGTGTAATAATACGTAAAAAATGCTATTGTTTTAAATTCTTATTAACTGCGGTTTTTAATTAAAATGACCCAAAATATCAAAAAATCTCTGAAATTTCTAGACTTATTTTGTGGAATGGGTGGATTCCGCATTGCTACAGAAATAGTATGTCAAGAGTTTAATATTCAACCATTATGTGTTTTTTCCAGTGATATAGATCCTCATGTTCAAAAAATCTATGCAGCAAATTTTGGTGAACAACCCACAGGAGACATTACCAAAATAGACACTCAAGATATTCCTGAACATGATATTTTATTTGCTGGTTTTCCCTGTCAACCTTTTAGTATCTGTGGAGATATGAAAGGTTTTGATGATATTCGTGGTACTTTGTTTTTTGATATAGTTCGGATTTTAGAAGCTAAAAAACCTACTGCTTTTGTATTAGAAAATGTCAAACAATTAAAAGGACATAATCAGGGAAAAACTCTACAAAGGATTATGGAAGCTATCAAAGATTTAGGATATCATGCTGATTATCGGGTTTTGAATGCTCTGAATTTTGGTGTACCACAAAAGCGGGAAAGAATTTTTATTGTGGGTTTTCAGGAAGAAGTTAATTTTGTTTGGACAGAGGGTGGTTTAAAAATGAAACCCTTAACCGAAGTTTTAGAAAATAACGTTGATGAATTTTATTATGCTTCTGAGAAAATTAGAAATAATCGGTTAGCCAAACGTCAGGGAAAATCTCATGATTATAAAATGAGTATTTGGCATGAAAATAAAGGTGGAAATATTAGTGTTTATCCCTATTCCTGTGCTTTGAGGGCGGGAGCTTCTTATAATTATTTATTGGTGAATGGGGAAAGAAGATTAACGGAAAGGGAGATGTTAAGGTTACAAGGTTTCCCTGAAGATTATCAAATCATTGGTAGTTATCAAGGGATGAGAAAATTAGCGGGTAATTCTGTTGCTGTTCCTTGTGTTGCTGCTGTTGTGCGTGGGGTTTTGAGTGTGATGTTAGGGAAAGAAATTAATACAAATGCCAATCAAATCTGTAGTCCAAAACAATTAAGTTTGTCCTTGGATATCTGAATATATACATTAATAATATGAGAGAGATATGTCTACCGTTAAAATTGCAAAAGAAAGATTAGATAGTATTATCAAAAAAGCAAGAGTAGACTTTTACAAGCCTATTCAAATTGCAGAGGTTTTGAGGTATTTACGCCTGATTGGTGATATTGATATTACAAATATTAATACATACCAAAATCCCTCAATTCATTGGCGTAATACAGTTACAAAACGTTTATTAGGAAAAATTTCGACATCTTCAGCAAGATACCAGCATGATGTGTGGAATTTGAGTGCAATGTACCCAGAATTACTTTCTATTCTAGACAATGAAAACAAACGCACTAATGGATGTGTTGAGCGTTATATTTATTTAAAGTTCAATGAAAGACAAGAAACTGTTGGAAGTATTATTTCTTTTATAGAAAACGTGTCACCACAAGATTTTAAATTGAGTGTTTTACTAGACAAATTTATCAAAGATATTCAAGTAAGACGCAGCATTGACAAAACTTATGAAATCATTACCTACAGCCTTTTTGAAACAATTGTCGTGGCTCTTGGTGCAACAATTAAAGTTAGTATTCCTTCAAGCAGCAAAGAGTTACTTGCAGAATTTTCAGATTTGGTATGTGTTTTGCTGGGCTTAGAAATAGGAAAAGAAAGCTGGGAATTTCCTGCTCATATATATCGTGTAGGTGTTACAAATGCAGCTGATAGAGGCTTGGATATGTGGACTAACTTCGGTCCGGCAATTCAAGTTAAACACATGACACTGAATAAAAATTTAGCTGAAAAAATTGTTGATCAAGTAGAAAGTGATAATATTGTGATTGTATGTTGTGATGCAGATGCAGAAGTTATAGAAGTTATCACTAAACAAATTAGTTGGGGACAAAGAGTTCGTGGTATTGTACGTGAGTCTGAATTAATTAACTGGTATGAGCGTTGCTTGCGCGGTAAGTTTTCCAGTCAAACAGCACAACCTCTTATGAATCGTTTAGTAAATAGTTTTAAAGCAGAGTTTCCACAAGCTAGTGCTATGATAGATTTTTTAGAAGAGCATGAATATCTTTCAATGTCTGTAGACAAGGTTTGGGTGACAGACATTGATATAAATTTTTAGTCAAAAAATATAGCAGATTCTTGATTTAATCATTCACCAATTGCGTTAAATGCTTGAGAATACCCAGCACATCATATAATTCATTTCCAGGATTACGCATTAAAAAACCTTTTGATAAAGCATAACGAGGTGGATTTCCTTTGACTAATTTCACAAAAATGAACTCGCTACCTGTAGCAATCATCCCAAAACTCGGTTTATCAGGATAGGGATTACCTAACATATAAGAAAGAATTTGTGCAAGTCCTTCTTCAATAGAAAAAGAGGATTTTTTTGATTCAATAATCATCACCCAAAATTGATCTTTCAAAACTAAAATATCCATTCTACCTTTGATGATTACGTCTTCATTTGGTACAGCAATATCTATAGATTCTTCTGATTTTACATAAAAAGGAGATAAGTAAAAATCACCAATAAAAAGGATTGGATCTACAATTGCCATCCGAACAACATCTTCTAGCAATGGGGGATAATTGAGCAGATTCAAATAACCAGCTTTCACTTTGTCTAAAAGTTGTTTATCTAAATCCGTAATTTCTGGTAATTCCTCTTGCCATTCTGGAAAGAATTTTTCATCTAAAACTAATTCAATCCCAAAGTTATCAATTAAGTACCGTAAATCAATATCTCTTGATTGGAGTGTCTTTGCCATAATTTGGAAATAGATAATGGGTAGTTTTTCGTTTAGTATAATTATATGCTAAGAAGATTAACGGAAAGGGAGATGCTAAGATTACAAGGTTTCCCTGAAGATTATCAGATTATTGGTAGTTATCAAGCTATGAGGAAATTAGCGGGTAATTCTGTAGCTATTCCTTGTGTTATGGCTGTTGTACGTGAGGTTTTAAATGCAATGCTGGGAAAAGTATTATAGGGTGTGTGAGAACAAAGTTTACAACCCACCCTATATATAAATCTAATCGGCCTTAAACCTAGCCAACAATTCCTGACGAGAAAGATTAGATAAATTCAGTAACAATTGCGTTCTCTCAGTTAAAGAAAGTTCCATCATTTGATTGACAACAGTAGATAATTCCTCATCTAAATTACCAAAACGTACTGCTAACAAACTCTCTACCATTAAACGCTGTCCATCTACTTGTCCTTCCTGTCTTCCTTCCTGTCTTCCTTCCTGTCTTCCTTCCTGTCTTCCTTCCTGTCTTCCTTCTTCTATTCCTTCTTGTTTCCATGCTTCCCGTTGTTTGATATACGCTGGTGATAAACTCATAATTAACTCCTTAACTTCTTCATCGTTGACACTACTATTCAATTCTAAGTTTTTACGCCAAGATGCAAACATTTCTACTAATTTATCCCATTTTTCATCTCCATTCGAGAGTTGAACTACTGTGCTGATAGCTTCTGTTTGAGTTCTACCTTTTCCTAGTACCCTTAACCATAGTGTATCTTCTGTGATGGGTAACTGATTAATAGCAACTATAGCCGCTTTTAATAATTTTGGCAGAAAATAAACTCCTTTTTCCCATCCTTCTTTTGCAGTCGCTCCAAAACCTTCAAGGATTCTTTCTGAACAGGTTGGTGTTAAAATCCATAAATATGGTGATTCTGCTGCTGATAAAGAACGTTTTTCTCTTTTTGCTTCTCGCAATAAATCACTCTGTACACTATACAATTTTAACAAACAACTTCTAATTTCTACTTCATTAGGAGCATTACGGTAAGGTTCAAATAAACAGCTTGTAACTGCCATTTTTCCTAATATTCCTAATTCTGAATTGATAGATGTACTTGTCGGTACAAACCAAACATCTATTTCTTGTACTTCGCTTTTGACATCTTTGCTAGCTGTCACACTACCTAGTGGTGTTAATATTTCCTCTAGATATTCTTTTGCTAGTTGATCATGGAGTTGTCTGGTCATAAAATTAAGTCAAAGTCTGATATTTATTCAATTTATTATTTAATATCTATTCTAACTGAAGATGACTAATAAATAATTTATCAATTATTCAAGTAGTAACTGATGACCTTGTTATCATGCTATAAAATTAAATTTATCTATTTTGTTAATATTCTTAATATTTTTTATATCAAGTATCTAAAATTGTTAATTAATCCTAAAAAAATAGATATTTAATATTGACATTTATTGATAAACAGGCATAGGATAAATACAGATGCTCATAAAAATACCTGCTAAAGAATATCTTGCAGGAGAAAATATGCTGTTTAGTCCAGCTAACTTACCTTATTGGATTTTCCTGGCTACGGGAATAATACTTTTCCTATTGATGATTTTAATAGGAGGAGATTCAGAATTAGATACTGATGCAGATTTAGATATAGAAGCTAACATTGATTTAGGGTTTGGAGAACTTCTAGCATGGGCTGGTATTGGCAAAGCTCCATTAATATTAATGTTGGCAACTGATTTAAGTTTGTGGGGTGTGATTGGTTGGATGTTAAATGTTTGGTGGGGAGGAAGTAATCAAAATCAACCATTTTCATTAATAGCGATCGCCATTTTTTTGATATCTTTAATTATCAGTTTATTTCTAGGTAAATTGATAGCTAAACCCATCAGTAAAATGTTTGCTGAATTTAGTGAAGATGCGAGTAGCGATCGCCTAATTGGTTGCATTGGTACTGTGAGTTCTGTTTATATTCCCGCAGAAAATATCAATAAAATTGGTCAAGTTGATATTTTCGATTCAAAAGGTAATTTTTTAACTCTTAATGCTGTTATTCCAGAATGGGCAACTATCGCTCCACAACGAGGAGAAAAAGTCATTGTCCTTGAAATTAAACAGCAGAATTATCTAGTGATCGCCAAGGATAGTGTAGATGAAGAACATTGGTTAAATAACTCAGAATCTAAATATCAAAATTAATTTAAGGACAAGAAAAATGCTTTTTTGGTTAACATTTATTCAGGCTCTACCAACTGTTGATACTCAACAAATATCATCATTACAGTTACAATCAGAAACAGAATATTCAACCACAATTCATCCTAAATTTCCCATTTCTACTCAACCGACTTTAGCCCAAATTAACGGGGGAATTGTATTTCCGGGTGTGATAGTTTTTTTGGTGATCTTACTGTTATTAAGTCTGTTTGCTTACACCAGAGTTTATGTAGTCACACCCAATAACGAAGCATTTGTGAGAACTGGAGGATTATTTACTAAGAAGAAATCGGTAATTCTCTATGGTGGTTGTATTGTTTTACCAGGTTTTCATCAATTAACTCGTGTACCTTTACGAGAAATGTCTATTGATGTAGAACGCACTGGAAAACTAGCAGTGAGAACCAAAGATTACCTGAGAGCAGATATTAGAGTTACATTTTATGTATGTATCAATGCCTCAGAAGATGATGTCTTAACCGCAGCGGCAAGACTATCTCAAAATGGGACAAAAATCACACCTAATGATATCAAAGATGCCTTAGAAAAAAGGGCTGATGATGCCATTAGAGCGGCTGCGAAAACAAAAGATTTAGCAGAAATTGATTCCGATAAATTAGGTTTTGCACAGGAAGTTTTGAATTTAGTAGGAACAGATTTAAAGAAAGTAGGATTAACTTTAAATAACATTGCCATTTCGGAAATCTTAGAAAGTGTTACCTACGATCCTGATAACTTTTTTGATGCTCAAGGTGTGCGGTTACGAACGGAAATTATCCAACGTTCTATTCAACAAAAAAGAGAAGTAGAATTAGCTACCCAAGTAGCAATAGAACAAAAAGAACTAGATGCTCAAAAGCGATCGCTACAAATTGCCCAAGAACAAGAAAGTGCAAAATTAGCTCAAAAATTGCAAGTTGAAGCCATGAAAGCACAACGAGAAAGGGAAATTCAAGAAGCGAAAGATCGAGAAGCTGCGACAGTACAAAGAACCAAAATCTTGCAAGAAAAATCCGTGGAAGAGGAAGAAATTCGCAGAAAATTAGGTTTACAACAAAGTCAAATTGAAGCGGATATTGCTTTAGAAGAACGGAATAAACAACTCAAAGTAGCCCAAGCATTACAAAAACAAGAAGCAGAAATAGCCGAAATTTCCCGTCAACAAAGTGTGGAATCTGGTAAACTGAAAGCACAAGTACAAATAGTAGAATCAGAAAGATTAGCGAGAATAGCGCAGGAAGATGTAGCTATAGCAATTGCTAATAAAAAACGGGAAAGTTTTGTAGCCCAAGCGGAACAAGCACAAGCGGAAGAGTCGGTAAAAACTGCCAGTGAAGTTGAAAAAGCGGAACGGGAGAAACGCCTATCTATTATTGTTGCCGAAAGAGAAGCACAGGAACGGAGTATTGGCGATCGCAACGTTGTGGAAATTGACGCTTTCCGTCGTCGTCGTCAAGCAGAAATTGCCCAGGAAGCAGCGGAATTAGAAGCAGAAGCAATTCGTATTCTTGCCGATGCAAATCGTGATAAAGACTTAGCAGAAGCTGAAGGTATTCAAGCTAAAATTACAGCGGAAAATAGCATTAGTAATGCTAATTTAAGTGCCAAAATACTCACCACGATTTGGCCAGAATTAGCAGAAAAACTCCCAGAAATCATGACCGCTTTAGCACCACAACCAGGAGTTTTAGGAGATACTCGCATTTATTCTTTCCCCGGTGCAAACGGTAATAACGGCAGTCAAGATATAAACAAGTTGTTATTATCAACTAGCGGACTTTCTTTAATTAACACCCTCTTGGAAGATGGGAAATTAGGTGATTTAATTGGGCAAGTTAGTCAAGCAGTAAATAATCAAAATAATCACTCAGTTACAACATCTAGTTTAAATAATCAGGATCAACAAGTTAATTGATATTTCAATTAATACCCAGATCCCTGACTTCTTCCAAAAGTTAGGGATCTACTCAATGTTAAAATATTGATTAACTAGCAGTTTTTTCTTGAATTAAAACATAGGGTTCAACAATTAAAGCATTAAATCTTTTAGCGCGATCGCTGTTCCAATTTCCTAACTGTTCTGGTGTGGGTTTAGTTAGCAATTGTTCATCAATCCAATTTTGTACAGCAGGAAGATTATCACTAGCGATCGCTTCTCCCACATCCAATATATCTAAACCATCTGTGACAACAATTATTGCATCCCTTTGAGCGTGGGGAACTAACCAATCCCATTCTGCTTCATCTAAGTTTGCTTTTAATTGTTCTTTCAAATCCGACATAATTTTTCACAATTTTTTTATTATTATAATATTGATTATACATAAAGTTGTGAACTTTTAGTCATTAATTGTTAGTCATTTTCACGCCAACTTACTTATCTTCCTAAGTCGTGCATTTGATTAATTACATCTGCACATTTGTTAGTAACACTTTCTAATTCATCCTTTCTTGTGGAAG from Okeanomitos corallinicola TIOX110 includes the following:
- a CDS encoding restriction endonuclease subunit R; translation: MAKTLQSRDIDLRYLIDNFGIELVLDEKFFPEWQEELPEITDLDKQLLDKVKAGYLNLLNYPPLLEDVVRMAIVDPILFIGDFYLSPFYVKSEESIDIAVPNEDVIIKGRMDILVLKDQFWVMIIESKKSSFSIEEGLAQILSYMLGNPYPDKPSFGMIATGSEFIFVKLVKGNPPRYALSKGFLMRNPGNELYDVLGILKHLTQLVND
- a CDS encoding SPFH domain-containing protein, producing MLFWLTFIQALPTVDTQQISSLQLQSETEYSTTIHPKFPISTQPTLAQINGGIVFPGVIVFLVILLLLSLFAYTRVYVVTPNNEAFVRTGGLFTKKKSVILYGGCIVLPGFHQLTRVPLREMSIDVERTGKLAVRTKDYLRADIRVTFYVCINASEDDVLTAAARLSQNGTKITPNDIKDALEKRADDAIRAAAKTKDLAEIDSDKLGFAQEVLNLVGTDLKKVGLTLNNIAISEILESVTYDPDNFFDAQGVRLRTEIIQRSIQQKREVELATQVAIEQKELDAQKRSLQIAQEQESAKLAQKLQVEAMKAQREREIQEAKDREAATVQRTKILQEKSVEEEEIRRKLGLQQSQIEADIALEERNKQLKVAQALQKQEAEIAEISRQQSVESGKLKAQVQIVESERLARIAQEDVAIAIANKKRESFVAQAEQAQAEESVKTASEVEKAEREKRLSIIVAEREAQERSIGDRNVVEIDAFRRRRQAEIAQEAAELEAEAIRILADANRDKDLAEAEGIQAKITAENSISNANLSAKILTTIWPELAEKLPEIMTALAPQPGVLGDTRIYSFPGANGNNGSQDINKLLLSTSGLSLINTLLEDGKLGDLIGQVSQAVNNQNNHSVTTSSLNNQDQQVN
- a CDS encoding HaeII family restriction endonuclease, yielding MSTVKIAKERLDSIIKKARVDFYKPIQIAEVLRYLRLIGDIDITNINTYQNPSIHWRNTVTKRLLGKISTSSARYQHDVWNLSAMYPELLSILDNENKRTNGCVERYIYLKFNERQETVGSIISFIENVSPQDFKLSVLLDKFIKDIQVRRSIDKTYEIITYSLFETIVVALGATIKVSIPSSSKELLAEFSDLVCVLLGLEIGKESWEFPAHIYRVGVTNAADRGLDMWTNFGPAIQVKHMTLNKNLAEKIVDQVESDNIVIVCCDADAEVIEVITKQISWGQRVRGIVRESELINWYERCLRGKFSSQTAQPLMNRLVNSFKAEFPQASAMIDFLEEHEYLSMSVDKVWVTDIDINF
- a CDS encoding DNA cytosine methyltransferase, whose translation is MLRLQGFPEDYQIIGSYQAMRKLAGNSVAIPCVMAVVREVLNAMLGKVL
- the dcm gene encoding DNA (cytosine-5-)-methyltransferase, producing the protein MTQNIKKSLKFLDLFCGMGGFRIATEIVCQEFNIQPLCVFSSDIDPHVQKIYAANFGEQPTGDITKIDTQDIPEHDILFAGFPCQPFSICGDMKGFDDIRGTLFFDIVRILEAKKPTAFVLENVKQLKGHNQGKTLQRIMEAIKDLGYHADYRVLNALNFGVPQKRERIFIVGFQEEVNFVWTEGGLKMKPLTEVLENNVDEFYYASEKIRNNRLAKRQGKSHDYKMSIWHENKGGNISVYPYSCALRAGASYNYLLVNGERRLTEREMLRLQGFPEDYQIIGSYQGMRKLAGNSVAVPCVAAVVRGVLSVMLGKEINTNANQICSPKQLSLSLDI
- a CDS encoding DUF1449 domain-containing protein, whose translation is MLIKIPAKEYLAGENMLFSPANLPYWIFLATGIILFLLMILIGGDSELDTDADLDIEANIDLGFGELLAWAGIGKAPLILMLATDLSLWGVIGWMLNVWWGGSNQNQPFSLIAIAIFLISLIISLFLGKLIAKPISKMFAEFSEDASSDRLIGCIGTVSSVYIPAENINKIGQVDIFDSKGNFLTLNAVIPEWATIAPQRGEKVIVLEIKQQNYLVIAKDSVDEEHWLNNSESKYQN
- a CDS encoding DUF2288 domain-containing protein, encoding MSDLKEQLKANLDEAEWDWLVPHAQRDAIIVVTDGLDILDVGEAIASDNLPAVQNWIDEQLLTKPTPEQLGNWNSDRAKRFNALIVEPYVLIQEKTAS